AACGGGCGTCGAGACGATGACGGAAGCGGAGTCGGTGGTTGACCGCGTCCACGACGAACTCGCCCACCACGGCGTCGATCACGCGACCGTCGAGGTATCGCCCAGCTACACCGATCGCGACGTGTATCTGGATACGCACTGCCACTGAACGTGGCGAGCTTCGAAGAAGAATCAGGAAAGCAGGAACTCAGGCTTCGATCGCCAGGCCGGCTTCGGCGAGCGCGTCCTCGGTCGAGAGGTCGTCGTGGACGACGCCGGCGACCGCCCGCGCGATGGCCTCGGGGTTCTCGTGCTGGAAGATCGACCGGCCCATCGAGACGCCCGCGCCGCCGGCGTCCATCACGCCGCGGACCATCTCGATCGTCTGGCGGTCGGTGCCCTTCGAGCCGCCGGCGATGACGACCGGAAGGCGAGTCGATTCGACGACGTGCTGAAAGCTCTCGGCGTCGCCGCTGTAGCCCGTCTTGACGATGTCGGCGCCGACCTCCTCGGCGAGACGGACCGCGTGCCCGAGCGCTTCGGGGTCTTCGGGGTCGACGCCGGGGCCACGGGCGTAGGCCATCGCGAGCACGGGCATGCCGAGCCGTTCGGCCGCCGCGGTGACCTCGGAGAGCTGGGTGATCTGGTCGGGTTCGTGGTCGGAGCCGACGTTGATGTGGAAGGAGACGGCGTCGGCGCCGACGCGGACGGCCTCCTCGACGGTGCCGGTCATCCGTTTGTCACTCTCGTCGGGCCCGATCGTCGTCGAGCCGTTGAGGTGGACGATGTAGCCCTGGTCGTTTTTATTGTCGTGGACGCGGGGCGCGACGCCCTTCTGCGTGAGGACTGCGTCCGCGCCGCCGCTGGTCACGCCGTCGATGGTCGATTCGATGTCTTTCAGCCCCTGGACGGCGCCCATCGTGAGCCCGTGATCCATCGGGACGATCACGTAGGAGCCGTCTGTACCGATCCTGTCGAGTCGCGCGTCGATGCCTGTGGTAGTCATTGCGAGTTTGTAGCAAGCTTGTGGTTATGGCTGTTCTGGTTCCGGTGTATCTTCCGTATCGACCGTGATAGAGTCCGCGCCGCGGCGCGCGCCTCGCTTGAGTTCGCGGGCCTTGGCCTCGAGTCGGTCGACCGCGTCGCTCGGGTCGTCGCTCGAAGCGATGTTCTGAGACTCCGTTTCAGTGCCCGCTGAGCCGTGCTCAGCGATGATGTCCACGAGCGCGCTGCCGACGATGACGCCGTCCGCGCCCGATTCGACGATTTCGGCGGCGTGGTCGCCCTCGCTGACGCCGAAGCCGACCGCCTTGGGCACGTCGTACTCGGAGAGGCGCGCCAGGCTGTCGTGGGTCGCGGTCGAGACGTTTTCGCGTGCGCCCGTGGTTCCGAGGCGGGCCTGGACGTAGGCGAAGCCCGAAACCTGCGACATGATAGCATCGAGGCGCTCGCCCTCGGTCGTCGGCGCGATGATGAAGACGAGATCGAGCCCGTTGTCGTCGCAGGCCCGACGCAGCGGGTCGGCCTCCTCGGCGGGGAGGTCGGGGACGATGATTCCCGAGAGGCCCGCGTCGGCCGCCCGTTCCACAAAGGGCCGCACGTCGGGTTCCGAACCGTACTGGAGGATCATGTTGTAGTAGGTCATCACCAGCAGCGGCGCCTCCGTCTCGAGGTCGTCGACCAACTCGAAGAACCCCTCGGGGGTCGTGCCGGCCTCGAGCGCGCGGTTGATCGCCCCCTGAATCGTCTGCCCCTCCGCGATCGGCTCCGAGAACGGCAGGCCGAGTTCGATCAGATCCGAGCCGCCCCGATCCAGGGCCTCGACGTACTCCTTGGTGTCCGCGAGGGACGGATCGCCGGCGGTGATATAGGTGATCAGCGCCGGGTGGTTCTCGCGGACGGCCGCTTCGACGTCGCTGTCGTATTCGCCGGGGGCGGATCGCGATTCGTCGCTCACGAGTCGAACACCTCCACGTCCGGCGCGGCCGCAAGGTCGCGTTTCTCGGTCTCCTCGAGAACGGTCTCCAAGTCCTTGTCGCCGCGCCCGGAGACGGTGACGACGACCAGGTCGCCGAGGTCCTCGTGGGCTTCTTCCAAGTACCCCAGGGCGTGGCTCGACTCCAACGCCGGGATGATCCCCTCGAGTCTGGAGAGCCGGTGGAAGCCGTTGAGCGCGGCCTCGTCGTCGACGCTCGTCGGTGTCACGCGACCGGTCTCGACGAGATGCGAGAGCTCCGGCCCGACGCCGGCGTAGTCCAGCCCCGCGCTGACGCTGTGGGACTCGACGATCTGGCCGTCCGTGCTCTGGAGGAGTTTCGTCATCGCGCCGTGGAGGACGCCGTCGGTCCCCGTCGAGAGCGTCGCGGAGTTTGGCGCGACGGCCTCTTCCTCGTCGATCTCGAGACTCGAGCCGCCGGCTTCCACGGCGACGAGGTCGACCTCTTCATCGGGAACGAAGGCGTGGAACGTCCCCATCGTGTTCGAACCGCCGCCGGCGCAGGCGACGACGCTGTCGGGAAGCCGACCCGCCTGCTCGCGGACCTGTTCGCGGGCCTCCTGGCCGATGACAGCCTGGAAGTCCCGGACCAGCTTCGGGAACGGGTGCGGGCCGACGACTGAGCCGATCACGTAGTGCGTCCGCTCGACGGTCGTCGCCCAGTCGCGCATCGTCTCGTTGATCGCCTCCTTCAGGGTCCCGCTGCCGGTCTCGACGGGATTGACCTCGGCCCCGTTCATCCGCATCCGGTAGACGTTCGGCCGCTGGCGGTTGACGTCCGTCCGGCCCATGTAGATCTCACAGGGCATATCGAGGTGGGCCGCAGCCATCGCCGTCGCGGTGCCGTGTTGCCCGGCGCCGGTCTCGGCGATGATCCGCTCCTTGCCCATGTACTTGGCCAGCAGGACCTGGCCGAGTGCGTTGTTCAACTTGTGCGCGCCGCCGTGGACCAGGTCCTCGCGCTTGAGGTAGACTTCGCGGTCGTAGCGTTCGCTCAGCCGGTCGGCGCGCTGGAGCGGCGTCGGCCGGCCGCCGAAGTCCCGCATCCGCTCGCGGAACTCGTCCATGAAGCCGTCCTCGTTCTCGAGGACGTACCGCTCGTAGGCGTCCTCGAGTTCCTGCAGGGCCGGCATCAGCGCCTCGGGGACGTACTGGCCACCGTAGTCGCCGAAGGTACCCGTGCCCGCCTGCCCGGTGTCGCTCTCGCCGTCGCGGTCGCGCTCGCCTGTACTCATGTCTGAATCGCTCCGTCGTGGTCGTTGTCGTACTCGTTCATGTCGTCTCTCACTCCGTCGATTCCGATCGCGGCTCCGACTCCGCTTCCGCCCGCGCGAGCCGCCGCGTGTTCTCGGTCACGTCGCTATCGCCCGCGCCGTGGTCCATGATGGCGCTGCCGACCAGCAACGCGTCGGCACCGGCTTCGCGCATCTGCCGGACGTCGGCCGGCGACGAGATCCCGCTCTCGGCGATCAGCGTTACGTCATCGGGTACGTGGGGAGCGACCGACTCGAAGGTTTCGAGGTCCACCTCGAGCTGTGCCAGGTCGCGGTTGTTCACGCCGATGAGGTCCGCGCCCGCCTCGACGGCGGCCTCGAGTTCCGCGCGGTCGTGGACCTCGACCAGCGGCTGGAACCCGCGCTCGCGAGCCGCGGCGATCAGGCCGTCGAGATCCTCGACGAACCTGGCGATCAACAGCAGCAGGTCGGCCTCGACGACGTCCATCCCGTCCTCGTCGAGGACGAAGTCCTTCCG
This window of the Natrinema salifodinae genome carries:
- a CDS encoding 2-amino-3,7-dideoxy-D-threo-hept-6-ulosonate synthase, with the translated sequence MTTTGIDARLDRIGTDGSYVIVPMDHGLTMGAVQGLKDIESTIDGVTSGGADAVLTQKGVAPRVHDNKNDQGYIVHLNGSTTIGPDESDKRMTGTVEEAVRVGADAVSFHINVGSDHEPDQITQLSEVTAAAERLGMPVLAMAYARGPGVDPEDPEALGHAVRLAEEVGADIVKTGYSGDAESFQHVVESTRLPVVIAGGSKGTDRQTIEMVRGVMDAGGAGVSMGRSIFQHENPEAIARAVAGVVHDDLSTEDALAEAGLAIEA
- the trpB gene encoding tryptophan synthase subunit beta produces the protein MSTGERDRDGESDTGQAGTGTFGDYGGQYVPEALMPALQELEDAYERYVLENEDGFMDEFRERMRDFGGRPTPLQRADRLSERYDREVYLKREDLVHGGAHKLNNALGQVLLAKYMGKERIIAETGAGQHGTATAMAAAHLDMPCEIYMGRTDVNRQRPNVYRMRMNGAEVNPVETGSGTLKEAINETMRDWATTVERTHYVIGSVVGPHPFPKLVRDFQAVIGQEAREQVREQAGRLPDSVVACAGGGSNTMGTFHAFVPDEEVDLVAVEAGGSSLEIDEEEAVAPNSATLSTGTDGVLHGAMTKLLQSTDGQIVESHSVSAGLDYAGVGPELSHLVETGRVTPTSVDDEAALNGFHRLSRLEGIIPALESSHALGYLEEAHEDLGDLVVVTVSGRGDKDLETVLEETEKRDLAAAPDVEVFDS
- the trpC gene encoding indole-3-glycerol phosphate synthase, giving the protein MNSETELAPAVQSILAAARERSGGDGQVAVDARSLPDAVARAEADGRVPIVAEVKPTSPTADGTRADDPVELAQAMVDGGAAAISVLTEPTHFGGSPEALTRVRQAVDVPVLRKDFVLDEDGMDVVEADLLLLIARFVEDLDGLIAAARERGFQPLVEVHDRAELEAAVEAGADLIGVNNRDLAQLEVDLETFESVAPHVPDDVTLIAESGISSPADVRQMREAGADALLVGSAIMDHGAGDSDVTENTRRLARAEAESEPRSESTE
- the trpA gene encoding tryptophan synthase subunit alpha — translated: MSDESRSAPGEYDSDVEAAVRENHPALITYITAGDPSLADTKEYVEALDRGGSDLIELGLPFSEPIAEGQTIQGAINRALEAGTTPEGFFELVDDLETEAPLLVMTYYNMILQYGSEPDVRPFVERAADAGLSGIIVPDLPAEEADPLRRACDDNGLDLVFIIAPTTEGERLDAIMSQVSGFAYVQARLGTTGARENVSTATHDSLARLSEYDVPKAVGFGVSEGDHAAEIVESGADGVIVGSALVDIIAEHGSAGTETESQNIASSDDPSDAVDRLEAKARELKRGARRGADSITVDTEDTPEPEQP